The proteins below come from a single Balaenoptera acutorostrata chromosome 2, mBalAcu1.1, whole genome shotgun sequence genomic window:
- the TRIM7 gene encoding E3 ubiquitin-protein ligase TRIM7 isoform X2, with protein MAAVGPRTGPGAGAEALALAVELQGEATCSICLELFREPVSVECGHSFCRACIARCWERPGPGATAASHKLSCSLPCPQCREPARPGQLRPNRQLAAVATLLRRFSLPAGAQGERGPPEAVAAGCAQHREPLKLYCQDDGRAICVVCDRAREHRAHAVLPLDEAVQEAKELLESRLKVLKKDLEDYEEFRSTEEKESKDLLKQMAAEREKVGAEFQALRAFLVEQEGRLLGRLEELSREVTQKQNENLAQLGGEIAQLSKLSSQIQETTCKPDLDFLQEFKNTLSRGSSGRTGEGGKSGADLGPRHGQPPPHPLSGP; from the exons GGCCGCGGACTGGCCCGGGCGCCGGGGCCGAGGCGCTGGCGCTGGCGGTAGAGCTGCAGGGCGAGGCGACCTGCTCCATCTGCCTGGAGCTCTTCCGGGAGCCGGTGTCCGTCGAGTGCGGCCACAGCTTCTGCCGCGCCTGCATCGCGCGCTGCTGGGAGCGCCCGGGCCCCGGGGCCACCGCCGCGTCCCACAAGTTGTCCTGCTCGCTGCCCTGCCCGCAATGTCGCGAGCCCGCGCGCCCGGGCCAGCTGCGGCCCAACCGGCAGCTGGCCGCGGTGGCCACGCTGCTGCGGCGCTTCAGCCTGCCAGCGGGCGCGCAGGGGGAACGCGGGCCTCCGGAAGCGGTGGCGGCCGGGTGCGCGCAGCACCGCGAACCGCTCAAGCTCTACTGCCAGGACGATGGACGTGCTATTTGCGTGGTGTGCGACCGCGCCCGCGAGCACCGCGCTCACGCCGTGTTACCCCTGGACGAGGCGGTGCAGGAGGCCAAG GAGCTCCTGGAGTCCAGGCTGAAGGTCTTGAAGAAGGATCTGGAGGACTATGAGGAGTTTCGTTCCACCGAAGAGAAGGAGAGCAAGGACCTCCTG AAGCAGATGGCGGCCGAGCGAGAGAAGGTTGGGGCGGAGTTCCAGGCTCTGCGGGCCTTCCTGGTGGAGCAGGAGGGCCGGCTCCTGGGCCGCCTGGAGGAGCTGTCCCGGGAGGTGACACAGAAACAGAATGAGAACCTGGCCCAGCTTGGGGGTGAGATTGCCCAGCTCTCCAAGCTCAGCAGCCAGATCCAGGAGACAACTTGCAAGCCTGATCTTGACTTTCTCCAG GAATTCAAAAACACACTAAGCAG AGGATCTTCGGGGAGAactggagaaggaggaaaaag